The Mycolicibacterium smegmatis genome has a window encoding:
- a CDS encoding universal stress protein produces the protein MKIVVGYDGSLSANSAIRTSSELFPAAEAVIVYLSTPPFGSRGLRARLRHSARNVDELIDLVDRESEGESARLVDLGVTLARAAGWTAEPLVKRTWAGEGLGLAQVGEELQPDVMVVGARGIGASESKIGSVSDLVVHHAPRPVLVVSQHMLSAEHQAVVDGPVVVGVDGSAGADRAIKAAEQLFPTRTVVSAAVDDGDAEGVDATHHVKRFRGSGAGATADALVAFADEQRAAAIVVGSRGRSALKKVLLGSVAGATLQRTFRPVLVVPGG, from the coding sequence ATGAAGATTGTGGTCGGCTACGACGGGTCCCTGTCAGCCAACAGCGCGATCAGGACTTCCAGCGAGTTGTTCCCCGCCGCGGAGGCGGTGATCGTGTACCTGTCCACACCGCCGTTCGGCAGCAGGGGGTTGCGCGCCCGGTTGCGCCATTCGGCGCGCAACGTCGACGAGTTGATCGACCTCGTGGACCGGGAGAGCGAAGGGGAGTCGGCGCGCCTGGTCGACCTGGGGGTGACGTTGGCGCGCGCGGCCGGGTGGACCGCCGAGCCTCTGGTCAAACGGACCTGGGCCGGGGAGGGTCTCGGGCTGGCGCAGGTCGGCGAGGAACTGCAACCCGACGTGATGGTCGTGGGTGCCCGCGGTATCGGCGCATCCGAGTCGAAGATCGGCAGCGTGTCCGATCTCGTCGTGCACCACGCGCCGCGTCCGGTGCTCGTGGTCTCCCAGCACATGCTCTCGGCCGAACACCAGGCCGTGGTGGACGGCCCAGTGGTGGTGGGCGTCGACGGGTCGGCCGGCGCCGACCGCGCGATCAAGGCCGCCGAGCAGTTGTTCCCCACGCGCACCGTGGTTTCGGCCGCGGTGGACGACGGCGACGCCGAGGGCGTAGACGCCACGCACCACGTGAAGCGGTTCCGCGGGTCCGGTGCGGGCGCCACGGCCGACGCACTGGTCGCGTTCGCCGACGAACAGCGCGCCGCGGCAATCGTGGTCGGGTCGCGGGGCCGGTCGGCGCTCAAGAAGGTCCTGCTCGGCAGCGTCGCGGGAGCCACACTGCAGCGCACATTCCGGCCCGTGCTGGTGGTGCCGGGAGGCTGA
- a CDS encoding nuclear transport factor 2 family protein: protein MFATTSQTGFGETFLDRLSDDVTFTATGTSPVAGQYHGKTEYREKVLSRLHDHLATPMRPQLDQMIVDGDWAAVRFHTEGVHGTNGSDASMQYCWVMRVAGDQIVDVIGYYDTAKMAGLFV, encoded by the coding sequence GTGTTCGCGACGACTTCACAGACCGGGTTCGGCGAGACCTTCCTGGACCGACTGTCCGATGACGTCACCTTCACCGCGACCGGTACCTCGCCGGTGGCCGGGCAGTACCACGGCAAAACCGAGTACCGCGAGAAGGTGTTGAGCCGGCTCCATGATCACCTCGCGACGCCCATGCGTCCCCAACTCGATCAGATGATCGTCGACGGCGACTGGGCGGCGGTGCGTTTCCATACCGAGGGAGTCCACGGCACCAACGGCTCCGACGCCAGCATGCAGTATTGCTGGGTCATGCGCGTCGCCGGAGACCAGATCGTGGACGTCATCGGCTATTACGACACCGCGAAGATGGCCGGGCTCTTCGTCTGA
- a CDS encoding DUF4185 domain-containing protein: protein MGSTTGGAAYVGRIGALAVALGIGAALTTGTGVAWADDSGASGGSTSSSSSASDSSSSSAGGSSGSASGGADAAKPRKPGVTKPRIQPTGKIAESLKKTAKAVEGAVADAHKRAQQSAAQQAEKRAERRAKLRAQIRPGKDTDKQAPEKQAGNEAKNAAQPATKTQRQLPAAPAVKVPDVITSVRARSDEVAREITTGVTGIRTAIENAAPRIALPDLRPTTNLARPVTPVALKAAQPVQVSPPRPTITGLVRGLLTAAAGFSPRAATAPVAPAPSPAAWALLAFARREFERAFTPGAATALAAPAITTSAVTSAAVVNPLPGRLDSVPVGWVTGVSNPSGNWPQTNNTAGFDIWGTDLGIMWDGGEWNGQRFVHTAFGDTFSGPNMSGWWRSNVLLISTDNVLSDGLGLVQTGTAYQFIPASGRNLFGLFGGSEVTVIPTAGVQIDGTQYVNYMSVRSWDTPGRWTTNFSAISVYDPSTDTWVLAPSTIRSAGWFRSSTLYVPGSQNFQQAAYVLQPEDQVGEDGIRYLYAFGTPSGRAGSAYLSRVPEDAVTDLSKYEYWDGNRWVTGNAAVAAPVIGDSTRSTGLFGFIVDWANDPNVLGGYLGGLVGAKTGGNVSELSVQYNEYLGKYVVLYGDGNNNIQMRIADRPEGPWSDPIELASSADYPGLYAPMIHPWSGTGMLEDDNGDPDVNNLYWNMSLWGDYNVVLMQTDLSGLKTVAV, encoded by the coding sequence ATGGGATCGACGACAGGCGGCGCCGCGTACGTGGGGCGCATCGGAGCACTGGCTGTGGCACTGGGCATCGGCGCAGCACTGACCACCGGAACCGGTGTGGCATGGGCCGACGATTCGGGCGCGTCCGGGGGCTCGACGTCCTCGTCGTCTTCGGCTTCTGATTCCTCTTCGTCGTCTGCCGGCGGCAGCTCCGGCTCCGCATCGGGAGGCGCCGACGCGGCGAAGCCCCGCAAACCCGGAGTGACCAAGCCGCGGATCCAACCGACGGGCAAGATCGCCGAATCTCTCAAGAAGACCGCCAAGGCCGTCGAGGGCGCGGTCGCCGACGCGCACAAACGCGCCCAGCAGTCGGCCGCGCAGCAGGCCGAGAAGCGGGCCGAACGGCGCGCCAAGCTGCGGGCGCAGATCCGTCCAGGCAAGGACACCGACAAGCAGGCCCCCGAGAAACAGGCCGGGAACGAGGCGAAGAACGCCGCCCAACCCGCCACCAAGACGCAGCGGCAGCTCCCGGCGGCGCCGGCCGTGAAGGTGCCCGACGTGATCACCTCGGTGCGGGCACGGTCCGACGAGGTGGCCAGGGAGATCACCACCGGCGTCACCGGTATCCGGACCGCCATCGAGAACGCGGCCCCGAGGATCGCACTGCCGGACCTGCGGCCCACGACCAACCTCGCACGCCCGGTGACACCCGTGGCGCTCAAAGCCGCCCAGCCCGTCCAGGTTTCGCCGCCGCGGCCGACAATCACCGGTCTGGTGCGTGGATTGCTCACCGCCGCAGCAGGTTTCTCGCCGCGGGCTGCCACCGCACCGGTGGCTCCGGCCCCCTCGCCTGCCGCATGGGCGTTGCTTGCGTTCGCGCGCCGCGAGTTCGAGCGGGCGTTCACCCCGGGAGCCGCCACCGCGCTCGCCGCGCCCGCGATCACCACGTCGGCCGTCACATCGGCAGCCGTGGTGAATCCGCTTCCGGGCCGGTTGGACTCGGTGCCGGTGGGTTGGGTGACAGGGGTGTCCAACCCGAGCGGCAACTGGCCGCAGACCAACAACACCGCGGGCTTCGACATCTGGGGCACCGATCTGGGCATCATGTGGGACGGCGGTGAGTGGAACGGGCAGCGGTTCGTCCACACGGCGTTCGGCGACACGTTCAGCGGACCCAACATGAGCGGGTGGTGGCGCTCCAACGTCCTGCTGATCAGCACCGACAACGTCCTGAGCGACGGACTGGGCCTGGTGCAGACCGGAACGGCATACCAGTTCATCCCGGCGTCGGGCCGAAACCTGTTCGGGCTCTTCGGCGGTTCGGAGGTCACCGTCATCCCGACCGCGGGAGTGCAGATCGACGGCACGCAGTACGTCAACTACATGTCGGTGCGCTCGTGGGACACCCCGGGCCGCTGGACCACCAACTTCTCGGCGATCTCGGTGTACGACCCGAGCACCGACACGTGGGTGCTCGCGCCGTCGACCATCCGCTCGGCGGGGTGGTTCCGCTCCAGCACGCTGTATGTGCCCGGCAGCCAGAACTTCCAGCAGGCCGCCTATGTCCTGCAGCCCGAGGATCAGGTGGGTGAGGACGGTATCCGCTACCTGTATGCGTTCGGAACCCCCTCGGGCCGTGCCGGATCGGCGTATCTGTCACGCGTGCCCGAGGACGCGGTGACCGACCTGTCGAAGTACGAGTACTGGGACGGCAACCGGTGGGTCACCGGCAACGCCGCGGTGGCCGCGCCGGTCATCGGCGACTCGACGCGCTCGACGGGCCTGTTCGGCTTCATCGTCGACTGGGCCAACGACCCGAACGTGCTGGGCGGTTATCTGGGCGGCCTGGTGGGCGCCAAGACCGGCGGCAATGTCAGTGAGTTGTCGGTGCAGTACAACGAATACCTCGGCAAGTACGTGGTGCTCTACGGTGACGGCAACAACAACATCCAGATGCGCATCGCCGACCGGCCCGAGGGCCCGTGGTCGGATCCGATCGAGCTCGCCAGTTCGGCCGACTACCCGGGCCTGTATGCGCCGATGATCCATCCGTGGTCGGGCACCGGGATGCTCGAAGACGACAACGGCGACCCGGATGTGAACAACCTGTACTGGAACATGTCGCTGTGGGGCGACTACAACGTGGTGCTCATGCAGACCGACCTGTCGGGCCTGAAAACCGTTGCGGTGTGA
- a CDS encoding serine/threonine-protein kinase has protein sequence MASNGASRLGTRFGPYELRSLIGVGGMGEVYRAYDTVKGREVAVKLLRAEFAADPRFQERFRRESRVAARLQEPHVIPVHDFGDIDGVLYIDMRLVEGASLKDILRTDGPLDPRRTASIVAQVASALDAAHADGLVHRDIKPENVLLTGDDFAYLVDFGIAHVGGEASVTMTGMLIGSSAYMAPERFSGETVGPPADIYALACLVYESLIGRPPYEAGDLRQLMSAHMFSAPPRPSIMRRGVPRAFDEVIATAMAKDPAARYATAGELARAVSAAAAGEAPPSKPAPPQAPGRPPTPTRQFSELYPNPEHTGFTPYPPAYPSVPAPPRRTPTPPAPAAVAAPAVRTPGKKRFTRTQMMLVVATVVLFGVAAVLATMLVGGDDNASTGNTGITPPEGATSTSESTTTTTSNRSATANVSGTDEQGFVGHTARCDSDATPAALIRTATSLAIICERDSGGYYYRGERLRDGANLKIDDAQRSGDGYVAVNPADGARYEVSPEGLTIMSNGHVDSSEPPEEYGSK, from the coding sequence ATGGCCTCCAACGGCGCCTCCCGCCTCGGCACCCGGTTCGGGCCGTACGAACTGCGGTCGCTGATCGGTGTCGGCGGCATGGGGGAGGTCTACCGCGCCTACGACACGGTGAAGGGGCGTGAGGTCGCGGTCAAACTCCTTCGGGCCGAGTTCGCGGCCGACCCGCGCTTCCAGGAGCGGTTCCGCCGCGAATCCCGGGTGGCCGCGCGCCTGCAGGAACCGCACGTCATCCCGGTGCACGACTTCGGCGACATCGACGGTGTGCTCTACATCGACATGCGGCTGGTCGAGGGCGCGAGCCTCAAGGACATCCTGCGCACCGACGGCCCGCTCGATCCGCGCCGCACGGCGTCGATCGTGGCGCAGGTGGCCTCGGCGCTGGACGCCGCGCACGCCGACGGCCTGGTGCACCGCGACATCAAACCCGAGAACGTGCTGCTCACGGGCGACGACTTCGCCTACCTCGTCGACTTCGGCATCGCCCATGTGGGCGGTGAGGCCAGCGTCACGATGACCGGCATGCTGATCGGCTCCAGCGCCTACATGGCACCCGAGCGGTTCTCCGGCGAGACCGTCGGCCCGCCCGCCGACATCTACGCGCTGGCCTGCCTGGTCTACGAGTCACTGATCGGCAGGCCGCCGTACGAGGCGGGCGATCTGCGGCAGTTGATGAGCGCGCACATGTTCTCCGCGCCGCCGCGGCCCAGCATCATGCGCCGCGGCGTCCCGCGTGCGTTCGACGAGGTGATCGCGACGGCGATGGCCAAGGACCCGGCCGCGCGCTACGCCACGGCCGGGGAACTGGCGCGCGCGGTGTCGGCTGCCGCGGCCGGCGAGGCTCCGCCGTCGAAGCCCGCCCCGCCGCAGGCACCGGGACGCCCGCCGACTCCGACGCGGCAGTTCTCCGAGTTGTACCCCAACCCCGAACACACCGGGTTCACGCCGTACCCGCCGGCCTACCCGTCGGTGCCCGCGCCGCCACGCAGAACCCCGACGCCGCCGGCCCCGGCCGCTGTTGCGGCTCCCGCCGTGCGGACGCCGGGCAAGAAACGGTTCACCCGCACGCAGATGATGCTCGTCGTGGCGACGGTGGTGCTGTTCGGCGTCGCCGCGGTGCTCGCGACGATGCTCGTGGGCGGTGATGACAACGCCTCCACCGGCAACACGGGAATCACGCCGCCCGAGGGCGCGACCTCGACTTCGGAATCGACGACCACCACGACGTCCAACCGGTCGGCCACCGCGAACGTCAGCGGCACCGACGAGCAGGGTTTCGTCGGGCATACCGCGCGGTGCGACTCGGACGCGACGCCCGCCGCGCTGATCCGCACGGCGACCTCGCTGGCGATCATCTGCGAGCGTGACTCCGGCGGCTACTACTACCGCGGCGAGCGCCTGCGCGACGGCGCCAACCTCAAGATCGACGACGCCCAGCGTTCGGGCGACGGCTACGTCGCGGTCAACCCCGCCGACGGGGCGCGCTACGAGGTATCACCCGAGGGGTTGACCATCATGAGCAACGGCCACGTCGACTCGTCCGAGCCGCCCGAGGAGTACGGCTCGAAATAG
- the fmdA gene encoding formamidase, whose translation MPDVVFPLDSTKKFTEQEKLGHNRWHPDIPPAVTVKKGDSFRVHCREWFDGAIHNDDSADDILNAPLTTVHVLSGPIAVEGAKPGDLLIVDILDVGPIPQEDSGPLAGQGWGYTGIFPTQNGGGFLTEQFPDAYKAIWDFSGQKATSRHIPGVEFTGIVHPGLMGTAPSAGLLAKWNAREAALIATDPERVPPLALPPEPQDAILGGLTGDAFTKAAAEAARTAPPRENGGNQDIKNLTKGSRVFYPVFVDGANLSVGDLHFSQGDGEITFCGAIEMGGFIDLRVDVIPGGMETYGVGENAIFMPGNTDPQYSEWLAFSGTSVTLDGEQRYLDSHLSYQRACLHAIDYLTKFGYSPEQAYLLLGAAPIEGRLSGVVDIPNACATVYIPTAIFDFPVTPTAAGPVKIDPGMGAPHSSFN comes from the coding sequence ATGCCTGACGTCGTATTTCCCCTGGACTCCACCAAGAAGTTCACCGAGCAGGAGAAACTGGGCCACAACCGGTGGCATCCCGACATCCCGCCGGCCGTGACGGTCAAGAAAGGTGACTCGTTCCGCGTGCACTGCCGCGAGTGGTTCGACGGCGCGATTCACAACGACGATTCCGCCGACGACATCCTCAACGCGCCGTTGACCACCGTGCACGTGCTGTCCGGCCCGATCGCGGTCGAGGGCGCCAAGCCCGGCGACCTGCTGATCGTCGACATCCTCGACGTCGGCCCGATCCCGCAGGAGGATTCCGGACCGCTCGCGGGCCAGGGCTGGGGTTACACGGGCATCTTCCCGACGCAGAACGGCGGCGGTTTCCTCACCGAACAGTTCCCCGACGCCTACAAGGCGATCTGGGACTTCTCGGGTCAGAAGGCCACGTCGCGGCACATCCCGGGTGTCGAGTTCACCGGCATCGTGCACCCGGGTCTGATGGGCACCGCGCCGTCGGCGGGCCTGCTGGCCAAGTGGAACGCCCGCGAGGCCGCGCTGATCGCCACGGACCCCGAGCGGGTGCCGCCGCTGGCACTGCCGCCCGAACCGCAGGACGCGATCCTCGGCGGGCTGACCGGCGACGCGTTCACCAAGGCCGCGGCCGAGGCCGCGCGCACCGCACCGCCGCGGGAGAACGGCGGCAACCAGGACATCAAGAACCTCACCAAGGGCAGCCGGGTGTTCTATCCGGTGTTCGTCGACGGCGCGAACCTGTCGGTCGGTGACCTGCACTTCTCGCAGGGCGACGGCGAGATCACGTTCTGCGGCGCCATCGAGATGGGCGGCTTCATCGACCTGCGTGTCGACGTGATCCCCGGCGGCATGGAGACCTACGGCGTCGGCGAGAACGCGATCTTCATGCCGGGCAACACCGATCCGCAGTACTCGGAGTGGCTGGCGTTCTCGGGCACCTCGGTGACCCTCGACGGCGAGCAGCGCTACCTGGACTCGCACCTGTCGTACCAGCGGGCCTGCCTGCACGCCATCGACTACCTGACCAAGTTCGGGTACAGCCCCGAGCAGGCGTACCTGTTGCTGGGCGCGGCTCCCATCGAGGGCAGGCTTTCGGGCGTGGTGGACATCCCGAACGCGTGCGCGACGGTCTACATCCCGACGGCGATCTTCGACTTCCCGGTGACCCCCACCGCAGCCGGGCCGGTGAAGATCGACCCGGGCATGGGCGCGCCGCACTCGTCGTTCAACTGA